The nucleotide window CGGGAGATGTCATGACATGAAATGACAGCTTTGTTGACATGTGCTCGGAAGCAAGCTATATAGCTGCTTGGCGTACCTGTcgattccttccttttctgacctcctccttggacatcatcctcactttttttttaagtCCAGGGGATCTCACAGCAACAAACCATCATGTATACTTCATACCTTCTGGGCACTCTTGCCATCTTAACTGCTACCGCGGTCGGAGCTCCGACAGAGCACATTAAGAAGCGTGAGAGTCGGACTAGTGCCCCCTCGGGATGCCTGACGGTCGGATCGGACGGCACATATTCCACCATCGGCGATGCGCTTGATGCTCTGGGCTCATCCACTTCGTCCGCTTGCATTTACGTGGCTAGCGGCACGTATGAGGAGCAGCTGACCATCGACTATGGTGGCAACCTGACACTGTACGGTGAGACCACCGATACTGGCACCTACAAGGACAATGTAGTTACCATTACCCACACCATCTCGTCGTCGGATGCCGGCTCTCTCGACAAGAGCGCCACCGTCAACGTGGTGTCAGACGGGTTCAGCATGTACAACATCAACGTGGTGAATGGATACGGAGAGGGATCGCAGGCGGTGGCGTACGTATTCTGACCTtcaccaaagaaaaagagtggTAGCTTAATAGCTTGGTAGTCTTGTTGGAAACGCAGATCAGCTGGGCTTCTATGGGTGTCAATTCAGCGGGTACCAGGATACCCTCTATGTCAAGGCCGGAACCCAGTACTACTCCAACTGCATGATCGAGGGTCAGTATCTGTCTAAACAGCACGAGTAAGAATTGACTGACTCATCCAGGCGCGGTCGACTATATCTTCGGGGATGCGTCGGTGTGGTTCGGCGAATGCGACATTGTCTCCAATGGCGCCGGTGCCATCACGGCCTCATCGCGGGAAACCTCCTCTGACTCAGGCTGGTACGCCATCGACAACTGCAACATTAAGGCTGCATCAGGTGTCTCCCTGACGGAGAAGGTCTACCTGGGCCGGCCATGGCGCGTGCTTGCACGGGTCATCTACCAGAACTCGGTGTTGTcggacatcatcaaccccaaggGGTGGACGACCATGGCAGACGGTGCGACACCGTTGTATTATGAGTACAACAACTCTGGAGCGGGATCAGACACATCAGACCGCGAGTATGAATCCTCCATTTCTGCGGCAGTTGACAAGACCACGGTGCTGGGCGAATCTTGGGGCGACTGGATTGATCGCAGCTACTAAGTGTGTTGTGGGCTGGACCAAAAATTAGACAAGCACCTCATCGGCGGCGCGATGAGGCCATCGTATGGTCGGCCCCCACAACCAGTATAGCCATACCCTATACCTTAATATGACTTTAATACAGTTAAGAACTTGATTTTACCCCCTGTTCCGGCAGTCTGGATCTTATTCCGAACTGGTCGATTTTCAGCAGATCCCGCGCATATCCCGTAGAGATCCCGTCCACTCTGGAGTCAATTTCTGCTCACCACTCGGTATTCAAATGGCGTAATGACCCCAAAATGAGGCCTGGGCGTTTATAAGATATCGGGATCTGGGGGCCGCCCGTGGGATTCTAGGTCCTGAATCAGCATAAGTATCTGTTCCTAACTGCACTGCCTTCACAAGATAGCACCATGTCTACCAGCTCGCCAACAGACAGTAAGAATGCCGCCGATGCATTCGACATTGAGCGACAAGCATCCgtatctgcagctgcagctgcggTGCCAGTCGCACCAAAGTCTCTCGGCGCAGGTGTATGTCATTTCCTATATTCACCTCGAGTCATCGACTAATGTGCATGGGATACACAGTCAGCCCTAGCTCTGGGCGCATTCGGCACAACTTTGACCACCCTATCCCTCAGTCTGATGGAATGGCGCGGCGTGACCATCACCAACGTCTACGTGGgcaatttcttcttcatcgcagCATTTGGACTGGTCATCACCGCACAATGGGAGCTCTCGGTGGGAAATGGTTTCGCCTACACAGTATTCAGTGCATTCGGTATACCTCCCTCAGGCACCCTGTTCCTTAGATCTCAgcattaaattaaaaaaaaaaaaaaggctaACCAGACTGATAATGTGAACAGGTCTCTTCTACGCCGGCTACGGCGCGATCCTCACCCCGGCCTTTGGGGTCGCACAAGCCTACGGATCCGACACAACGCAGTACAATAATGCGCTGGGGTTCTTCATGATACTATGGACAATATTCGTGTTCACATTTCTCATCGCATCATTGCCAATCAATCTGGCGAATATTGCAGTGTTCTTCTTTGTGGATCTGGGATTCTTGACTGTGGCGGCGAGTTACTTTGCGGATGCGGATGGACACGCTGAGTCGGCGCGAGCATTGCGCAAGACCGGAGGGGCAAGTTGTTTCGTGgcggggatggtggggtGGTATATTGTGTTTCATCTGTTCTTGAAGGATAATAGTCTGTTGGAGTTGCCGTTGGGGGATACGGGGAGGTATTTTGCGAAGagtaggaaagggagggaagagtaGAGGGGCTACGCAGTGTGGGGGAATGTAGATCGACAATTTAGGAGGACTAAATAGTGGTAGTATAGTATTTCTGGTTATAATAATGTATTGAGTTAATTATTGTGCATCCAGATAAGCTTATGTTCCTTGCCAACCCCCGTAATTGCGCTGCTTATGCCATTCTCAGCGGGATAACGACATCTTCCTTCCACTCGAACTATCCAACAACCCTGACCTTGTCGATCCACGATGCGATGTGCTCAAACCCGCAGATGGCGTGATCCGTGCGCGTCATTTACAAGCTTCCAGCGCAATCAACACCACCTCTGGACTACTTTTTGAGTCTATCAACAGACACTACTTATATGCAAGCAGTTGCCCTGTGCCACTATGTCCGCAGCAACTCCTCATAGCCCTTCAGAACCCCTCACGCTCCCAactcattatcatcatcagaacCACCATCATTATGACCCAATCCGACGTCCCAGCTACCGATCCAGCTGTCTATGAGGCCTATAAGACCCAATGGGCCTCATTACCCGACACTGCCGAAGCCTGGCTAGCTCGGGCGCGTGAAGTAGCCACCGTACTAAGCAAAGACGCAGCGCAGCGCGAGCAAGATAACAAGTCCCCACGGGCGGAAGTAGCTTTACTCAAACACTCCGGATTGCTGAAGCTTCTGGGTCCCAAGAAATACGGTGGAGGCGAACAGCCCTGGAGCGTGGGATACAAGGCCATTCGCGAGGTGGCCAAAGGAGATGGGTATACACTGACTTCCCCCATTCCATTCAATCCCACCCACAAACATCACAGCGATACTGACAAGCATATAGATCAATTGGTATGCTCCTAGGCTACCACCTCCTCTGGTCCACAACCGCCAACATAGTCGGCACCCCCTCTCAAGCCGACCGCATCCACCAATGGATCATCACAAACAACTACTTCGTCGGCGGGGCCGTCAATCCCCGCGATAGCGATCTAaccatcacctccgacggagaggacatcatcttcaacggAGC belongs to Aspergillus luchuensis IFO 4308 DNA, chromosome 3, nearly complete sequence and includes:
- the pmeA gene encoding putative pectin methylesterase (CAZy:CE8;~COG:G;~EggNog:ENOG410PHJI;~InterPro:IPR000070,IPR033131,IPR011050,IPR012334;~PFAM:PF01095;~SECRETED:SignalP(1-19);~go_function: GO:0030599 - pectinesterase activity [Evidence IEA];~go_process: GO:0042545 - cell wall modification [Evidence IEA]), encoding MYTSYLLGTLAILTATAVGAPTEHIKKRESRTSAPSGCLTVGSDGTYSTIGDALDALGSSTSSACIYVASGTYEEQLTIDYGGNLTLYGETTDTGTYKDNVVTITHTISSSDAGSLDKSATVNVVSDGFSMYNINVVNGYGEGSQAVALVGNADQLGFYGCQFSGYQDTLYVKAGTQYYSNCMIEGAVDYIFGDASVWFGECDIVSNGAGAITASSRETSSDSGWYAIDNCNIKAASGVSLTEKVYLGRPWRVLARVIYQNSVLSDIINPKGWTTMADGATPLYYEYNNSGAGSDTSDREYESSISAAVDKTTVLGESWGDWIDRSY
- a CDS encoding uncharacterized protein (COG:S;~EggNog:ENOG410PNRA;~InterPro:IPR000791,IPR030186;~PFAM:PF01184;~TransMembrane:6 (o40-60i72-92o98-124i136-155o161-183i195-219o);~go_component: GO:0016021 - integral component of membrane [Evidence IEA]) — its product is MSTSSPTDSKNAADAFDIERQASVSAAAAAVPVAPKSLGAGSALALGAFGTTLTTLSLSLMEWRGVTITNVYVGNFFFIAAFGLVITAQWELSVGNGFAYTVFSAFGLFYAGYGAILTPAFGVAQAYGSDTTQYNNALGFFMILWTIFVFTFLIASLPINLANIAVFFFVDLGFLTVAASYFADADGHAESARALRKTGGASCFVAGMVGWYIVFHLFLKDNSLLELPLGDTGRYFAKSRKGREE